The proteins below are encoded in one region of Parambassis ranga unplaced genomic scaffold, fParRan2.1 scaffold_21_arrow_ctg1, whole genome shotgun sequence:
- the LOC114429923 gene encoding aryl hydrocarbon receptor nuclear translocator-like protein 1: protein MSAYGQGLVLSQMKFDSQQPTSGLVFWVRLGRKSEQSSNSKASEEDCKKSLPIIPGISTTPGTMIYAGSIGTQIANELLDFNRLNSSPSSGTVSPFSLPQDKSPQTHNQMSNNVPNGETPDMEMPGKSISEDEPQGAAFSGGEALMGENSQLDLDSVVGPGLSSLRSNDEAAISVIMSLLETDTNLGEALDFEEMHWSL, encoded by the exons aTGAGCGCTTATGGCCAAGGcttggtgctcagccagatgaagtttgactcccagcagccaACCAGTGGTCTCGTGT tctgggtgaggctgggccgcaagTCTGAACAGTCTAGTAATTCCAAGGCTTCAGAAGAAGATTGCAAAAAGTCACTTCCCATTATACCAGGCATCTCCACCACACCTGGAACTATGATATATGCTGGAAGCATTGGGACCCAgattgctaatgagctgctgGATTTCAACAGGTTGAACTCGTCACCTTCCAGTGGCACCGTCAGCCCGTTCAGTCTGCCGCAGGATAAGTCTCCACAAACTCACAATCAGATGAGCAACAATGTGCCAAATGGAGAAACACCTGACATGGAGATGCCAGGGAAGTCCATCTCTGAGGATGAGCCCCAAGGAGCTGCATTCTCAGGAGGAGAAGCACTGATGGGAGAGAATTCCCAGCTGGATTTGGACAGTGTGGTCGGACCAGGCCTTAGTAGTCTTAGGAGCAACGATGAAGCAGCCATTTCAGTGATCATGAGCCTCCTGGAAACTGACACAAATTTGGGCGAGGCTTTGGACTTTGAAGAAATGCACTGGTCTTTATAG